A DNA window from Christiangramia salexigens contains the following coding sequences:
- a CDS encoding acyl transferase translates to MIKERIFQIKNHKDFTDVCLEVFDYQFHNNPVYHKFCSLLDRTPDKINHYREIPFLPIEFFKSKEIISGDLLPQITFTSSGTTGSNTSKHHVTDLDIYEHSFLDAFENFYGDPKDYTILALLPSYLERTGSSLIYMVDSLIKNSENKDSGFYLNNLKELSQKLEELDKGGKKVFLIGVSFALLDLVEKKSLQLNNTIVMETGGMKGRRKEMIRTELHAHLKKGFGVDAIHSEYGMTELLSQAYSNGHGIFKCPAWMEILIRDPEDALSLQPDGKTGGINVIDLANINSCSFIATQDLGKKNNDEIEILGRFDNSDLRGCNLLIL, encoded by the coding sequence ATGATCAAAGAAAGGATCTTTCAAATTAAAAATCACAAAGATTTCACCGATGTATGTCTGGAGGTTTTTGATTATCAATTTCATAATAACCCGGTATATCATAAATTCTGTTCCCTACTTGACCGCACTCCGGATAAAATTAACCACTACAGGGAAATTCCATTCCTCCCGATAGAATTTTTCAAATCCAAAGAAATTATTAGCGGAGATCTTTTACCTCAAATCACTTTTACAAGTAGCGGTACTACCGGAAGTAATACCAGCAAACATCATGTAACAGATCTGGATATATACGAACATAGTTTTTTGGATGCTTTTGAAAACTTCTACGGCGACCCAAAAGATTATACCATTCTGGCACTTCTGCCATCATATCTAGAGCGTACAGGCTCCTCGCTGATCTATATGGTAGATAGTCTTATCAAGAATTCAGAAAACAAGGATAGTGGATTCTACCTCAACAATCTAAAGGAGTTATCCCAAAAACTAGAAGAACTAGACAAAGGTGGGAAAAAAGTATTTCTCATTGGAGTCTCTTTTGCTTTGCTTGATCTTGTAGAGAAAAAAAGCCTTCAGTTAAATAATACCATAGTTATGGAAACCGGAGGCATGAAAGGCAGACGTAAAGAAATGATAAGAACCGAGCTACATGCTCATCTTAAAAAAGGTTTTGGTGTGGATGCCATTCATAGTGAATATGGCATGACCGAACTTTTATCTCAGGCGTACTCAAACGGCCACGGTATCTTTAAATGTCCAGCCTGGATGGAGATCCTCATTCGTGATCCCGAAGATGCTCTTAGTTTACAGCCTGATGGAAAAACCGGAGGAATCAACGTAATAGATCTTGCAAACATCAACTCTTGTTCTTTTATAGCAACACAAGACTTAGGCAAAAAAAATAATGATGAAATAGAAATCCTGGGAAGGTTTGATAACAGTGACCTTCGAGGCTGTAATTTGCTTATATTATAG
- a CDS encoding response regulator transcription factor: MKKKDILILLVDDEPDILEIVGYNLSSEGYQVITAENGRDAVELAKHNKPHLIILDVMMPGMDGMEACEQIRSVPDLENTIITFFTARGEDYSQMAGYDAGADDYITKPIKPKVLLSKVKALLRRYRKDDSAGNVVNIGDITIDHEEYKILQDDNEMVLPRKEFELLSLLTSRPGKVFKREDILNTVWGNDIVVGGRTIDVHIRKLREKIGDDKIKTVKGVGYKFVI, from the coding sequence ATGAAGAAAAAGGACATATTAATATTACTGGTAGATGATGAACCAGATATCCTTGAAATTGTTGGTTATAACCTTTCTTCTGAAGGCTATCAGGTTATAACTGCCGAAAATGGTAGGGACGCCGTAGAGCTTGCTAAGCACAACAAACCTCACCTCATAATTCTGGATGTGATGATGCCGGGAATGGACGGGATGGAGGCTTGCGAGCAGATAAGGAGTGTGCCAGATTTGGAAAATACGATCATTACCTTCTTTACAGCGCGTGGCGAGGATTATTCGCAAATGGCAGGTTATGATGCCGGAGCCGATGACTATATCACTAAACCTATCAAGCCTAAAGTATTATTAAGTAAGGTGAAAGCTTTACTAAGGCGTTATAGAAAGGATGATTCAGCAGGTAATGTTGTGAATATCGGTGATATTACCATAGATCATGAAGAGTATAAGATCTTACAGGATGATAATGAAATGGTATTACCAAGAAAGGAATTTGAACTACTTTCATTGCTAACCTCAAGACCCGGAAAAGTGTTTAAAAGAGAGGATATACTCAATACAGTTTGGGGGAATGATATTGTCGTAGGAGGTAGGACCATAGATGTTCATATTAGAAAGTTAAGAGAGAAAATAGGAGACGATAAAATTAAAACCGTAAAAGGTGTAGGTTATAAGTTTGTGATTTAA
- a CDS encoding polyprenol monophosphomannose synthase yields the protein MVNGIIIIPTYNEIENIERIIRNVFSQRRKFHILVVDDNSPDGTATRVRTLQAEFPERLFIEERMGKQGLGTAYIHGFKWALKREYDYIFEMDADFSHNPNDLARLYNSCKRDGADVAIGSRYITGVNVINWPMNRVLMSWLASRYVRFITGMEIEDTTAGFVCYKREVLEAIDLDNIQFIGYAFQIEMKFKSYLLNFNIVEVPVIFTDRTRGTSKMSGSIISEAAFGVIKMKLKSLLNRIKV from the coding sequence ATGGTAAATGGGATAATTATTATACCCACTTATAATGAAATTGAGAACATAGAGCGAATTATTCGTAATGTGTTTTCTCAAAGACGTAAATTTCATATACTGGTGGTGGATGATAATTCTCCAGACGGAACAGCTACCAGGGTGAGAACCTTGCAGGCTGAGTTTCCAGAAAGATTGTTCATTGAGGAAAGAATGGGAAAACAGGGCCTTGGAACAGCTTATATTCATGGTTTCAAGTGGGCGCTCAAGAGAGAGTATGATTATATTTTTGAAATGGATGCCGATTTTTCCCACAATCCTAACGATCTGGCCCGTTTATATAATTCTTGTAAAAGAGATGGCGCAGATGTAGCTATTGGTTCAAGGTATATAACCGGAGTGAATGTGATAAACTGGCCAATGAACAGGGTATTGATGTCCTGGCTGGCCTCAAGATATGTAAGATTTATTACCGGAATGGAAATAGAAGATACCACCGCCGGTTTTGTTTGCTATAAAAGGGAAGTGCTGGAGGCTATAGATCTGGATAATATTCAGTTTATTGGCTATGCATTTCAGATTGAAATGAAGTTTAAATCTTACCTTCTTAATTTTAATATTGTTGAAGTTCCAGTTATTTTTACCGATAGAACAAGAGGGACTTCTAAAATGAGCGGATCTATCATTTCTGAAGCCGCTTTTGGAGTTATAAAAATGAAGCTGAAAAGTCTGTTAAACAGGATAAAAGTCTGA
- a CDS encoding T9SS type A sorting domain-containing protein → MKQKYLFTFLLVGFLMIASPVFSQDTASLPQRTELPIDGLSIYPNPATGGKVYISSTRNQDKIIEVYNVLGKSVYKTRIRGREMDVSTLTPGIYILKIQEGKAKATRKLVIK, encoded by the coding sequence ATGAAGCAAAAGTACCTATTCACTTTTTTATTGGTTGGTTTCCTGATGATTGCCTCACCGGTATTCTCTCAGGACACTGCTTCTTTGCCGCAACGAACCGAGCTTCCAATTGATGGCCTTTCCATATATCCTAACCCCGCAACCGGTGGTAAGGTTTATATTTCCTCTACCAGGAACCAGGATAAGATCATAGAAGTTTACAATGTTCTAGGGAAGTCTGTTTACAAAACTAGAATTAGGGGAAGAGAAATGGATGTTTCCACATTAACTCCCGGAATTTATATTCTTAAGATACAAGAGGGTAAAGCTAAGGCTACGAGAAAACTCGTGATAAAATAA
- a CDS encoding DUF4296 domain-containing protein, producing MTGNDFKRFFLIAVLIFSYSCQDLEKMEKPANLIPEAEMIDILTELSLVHAARNYNKSKLEKTGIKPDQYIFDKFGIDSLQFQQSSDYYAEQYSQYDRIYDSVKARVQIMKIRLDSLREIEVRIEDSLRTARQDSLKTLDSIKKAGGDSLYMKREASKKKLRKVNENIQDCLIAPPSVKRLKKRDTIL from the coding sequence TTGACAGGTAACGATTTTAAAAGGTTTTTCCTTATTGCTGTTCTCATCTTTTCCTATTCCTGCCAGGACCTGGAAAAGATGGAGAAGCCAGCTAATCTTATTCCGGAAGCAGAAATGATAGATATTTTAACTGAACTATCTCTGGTTCATGCTGCGCGGAATTATAACAAATCCAAACTTGAAAAAACCGGTATCAAACCGGATCAGTATATATTTGACAAATTTGGTATTGATAGTCTTCAGTTTCAGCAAAGCAGTGATTACTACGCAGAGCAATACTCCCAATACGATAGGATCTATGATAGCGTAAAAGCCCGGGTTCAGATCATGAAAATCAGGCTTGATTCGCTAAGGGAGATCGAAGTTCGTATAGAGGACAGTTTAAGAACGGCGAGACAGGATTCTCTAAAGACACTAGATTCAATTAAAAAAGCTGGTGGCGATTCATTATATATGAAGAGAGAAGCCAGTAAGAAAAAATTACGTAAGGTTAATGAAAATATTCAGGACTGTTTAATAGCTCCACCATCGGTGAAAAGACTTAAAAAAAGAGATACTATTCTTTAG
- a CDS encoding sensor histidine kinase, producing the protein MAKKFKRSYRFALRTSLYQSIILGALMGAYMFFDLNFSFLLLGSFIILSYLFSFFIIQYRVERFIYRRIKKIYDDVSLLDSKTLNPSQVTTDMSTLTREVEKFAEDKKIEIESLKVREAYRKEFMGNVSHELKTPLFTVQGYILTLLDGAYKDKAVRKKYLMRASKGVERLIYIVRDLDMITKLEVGDLHLNHEKFNIIELIQGAFDLLEMKAAKKNITLTFDMEYEKPIMVSADKDRIQQVLSNLIVNSIKYGKKGGTTEISIENLIKNKVIVRVTDNGEGIEKENIPRLFERFYRVDKSGSRKEGGSGLGLSIVKHILEAHGEKIYVESVYGVGSEFSFTLEKSKESAVDPLSTKTS; encoded by the coding sequence ATGGCAAAGAAATTTAAACGTTCATATCGCTTTGCATTACGAACATCATTATATCAAAGTATAATACTTGGTGCTCTTATGGGTGCCTATATGTTTTTCGATCTAAACTTCAGCTTCCTGTTACTGGGGTCTTTTATTATACTGAGTTATTTATTTTCCTTCTTTATTATACAATATCGCGTAGAACGCTTTATCTACAGGCGTATAAAAAAGATATATGATGATGTGTCACTTTTGGATTCGAAGACCCTGAATCCAAGTCAGGTGACTACAGATATGTCCACTCTCACCCGGGAAGTTGAAAAGTTTGCTGAAGATAAAAAGATCGAGATTGAATCCTTAAAAGTTCGCGAAGCCTACAGAAAGGAATTTATGGGCAATGTGTCGCATGAGCTGAAAACCCCTCTGTTTACAGTTCAGGGTTATATTTTAACCTTATTGGATGGGGCTTATAAGGATAAAGCAGTAAGGAAAAAATATCTTATGCGGGCCAGCAAGGGAGTTGAGAGGCTTATATATATAGTGCGTGATCTTGATATGATCACTAAACTTGAAGTAGGCGATCTCCACCTTAATCATGAGAAGTTTAATATTATCGAACTTATTCAGGGAGCTTTTGATCTTCTGGAAATGAAGGCCGCTAAGAAGAACATCACCCTAACATTCGATATGGAATATGAAAAGCCTATAATGGTTAGTGCCGATAAAGACCGCATCCAACAAGTGCTTTCTAATCTTATTGTGAATTCTATTAAATACGGTAAGAAAGGCGGGACCACCGAGATCAGTATTGAAAACCTAATTAAGAATAAGGTGATCGTTAGGGTGACCGATAACGGTGAAGGAATAGAAAAAGAGAACATCCCACGCTTATTTGAACGTTTCTACAGGGTAGATAAAAGTGGTTCGCGCAAGGAAGGTGGATCAGGACTTGGACTTTCTATAGTGAAACATATTCTGGAGGCGCATGGAGAAAAGATCTATGTGGAAAGTGTTTATGGAGTGGGTAGCGAATTTTCATTCACCCTCGAAAAAAGTAAAGAGAGTGCTGTTGATCCTTTGTCCACCAAAACCTCCTAG
- a CDS encoding NAD-dependent epimerase/dehydratase family protein, producing MILVTGGTGLIGAHLLFDLALKQDRIRATKRASSDILLTRKIFGYYTSPENADLLFEKIEWVTADLNDVPALSEAFNGVDFVYHCAALISFDPSDEKALRKTNIEGTANLVNLCISNSIKKLCYVSSVAAIGTANMPDENTKWNPEENHNDYAISKYGAEIEVWRSSQEGIDVVIANPGIVIGPGIWDAGSGKIFSKVDNGLNYHFPKVSGFIGVQDVVKSMIGLMETNVINEKFILVAENLSFETVLKITAKALEKPLPKKQLKKWMIALGWVVQKAGSWFGGKRQITRESINGLYQETYYNNSKIKEYLDFEFTPVSKVIQDTALYYKKEQTKE from the coding sequence ATGATACTCGTTACAGGTGGAACAGGTTTAATTGGCGCGCATCTTTTATTTGATCTTGCTTTAAAACAAGACAGAATAAGGGCTACGAAAAGAGCTTCCAGCGATATTCTACTTACCCGAAAAATATTTGGTTATTATACAAGCCCTGAAAATGCAGATCTTTTGTTTGAAAAGATCGAATGGGTCACCGCAGATCTAAATGATGTTCCCGCGCTGAGTGAGGCATTTAATGGCGTTGACTTTGTTTATCATTGTGCCGCTTTGATATCTTTTGATCCTTCAGATGAAAAAGCACTTAGAAAGACCAATATCGAAGGCACCGCGAACCTGGTAAACCTTTGCATTTCCAATAGCATAAAAAAACTTTGTTATGTTAGCAGTGTTGCGGCTATTGGCACTGCGAATATGCCGGATGAGAATACTAAATGGAATCCAGAAGAAAATCATAATGATTACGCGATCTCTAAATACGGCGCCGAAATAGAAGTTTGGCGAAGCAGTCAGGAGGGCATTGATGTCGTTATTGCAAACCCGGGAATTGTTATTGGACCGGGGATCTGGGATGCCGGATCGGGTAAGATATTTTCAAAGGTTGATAATGGTTTAAATTACCACTTCCCAAAAGTTAGCGGATTCATTGGAGTACAAGATGTGGTAAAATCGATGATTGGCCTTATGGAAACCAATGTGATAAATGAAAAGTTCATTTTGGTTGCCGAAAATTTAAGTTTTGAAACGGTATTAAAAATCACGGCAAAAGCCCTGGAGAAACCTCTACCCAAAAAGCAACTGAAAAAATGGATGATCGCCCTTGGTTGGGTAGTTCAGAAAGCAGGAAGCTGGTTTGGAGGCAAAAGACAAATTACCCGCGAATCTATAAATGGGTTATATCAGGAAACCTATTATAACAATTCGAAGATCAAAGAATATCTGGACTTTGAGTTTACCCCGGTCTCTAAGGTAATTCAAGATACCGCCTTATACTATAAAAAAGAACAAACTAAAGAATAG
- a CDS encoding glycosyltransferase yields the protein MVKLNKIDHLPVRYDRIMTKKRILVAPLNWGLGHATRCIPIINELQRSGFETLIASDGAALELLKKEFPDLIHFELPSYNIQYSRKATFLKWKIMRQLPHLYKTIQAEKKRTEVLVEKHSITGIISDNRLGVRSKNLNKNIYITHQLNVLNGIFTNISSYLHQRYIQNFDQCWVPDLEGEINLSGKLGHPATKPENLRYTGVLSRLRKKAVPVKYDFLIILSGPEPQRGILEEILLKEFQHSDHKILFIRGVINDEVLNTVNPNIDIRNYMFGSDLEEAFNGSKHIISRSGYTSLMDMAEMDKKAFLIPTPGQPEQTYLAKRLEKLNIAPYCMQEDFKLDKLKVISHYKGLGGFGGQRINSTLFTFFEGE from the coding sequence TTGGTAAAATTAAATAAAATAGACCACCTGCCGGTAAGATATGATCGTATTATGACAAAGAAAAGGATTTTGGTGGCCCCATTGAACTGGGGATTGGGACATGCCACCAGATGCATCCCGATCATTAATGAACTTCAAAGAAGTGGTTTTGAAACACTTATAGCTTCAGACGGAGCCGCCCTCGAACTTCTGAAAAAAGAGTTCCCGGATTTAATTCATTTTGAACTTCCTTCCTATAATATTCAGTATTCCAGAAAAGCAACTTTTCTCAAATGGAAAATAATGAGACAATTACCTCATCTCTATAAAACAATCCAGGCTGAAAAAAAGAGGACTGAAGTACTGGTAGAAAAACATTCAATTACCGGTATTATTTCAGATAACCGACTGGGGGTAAGAAGTAAAAACTTAAATAAGAATATCTATATCACGCATCAACTAAATGTTCTGAATGGTATATTCACAAATATAAGCAGCTACCTACACCAGAGATATATTCAAAATTTTGATCAATGCTGGGTACCTGACCTTGAAGGTGAAATTAATTTAAGCGGAAAGTTGGGACACCCGGCAACGAAACCTGAAAATTTAAGATATACAGGAGTTTTAAGCAGGCTAAGGAAGAAAGCTGTACCAGTCAAGTATGATTTCCTGATCATTTTAAGCGGACCGGAACCTCAGCGAGGTATTCTGGAAGAAATTCTTTTGAAGGAGTTTCAACATTCAGATCATAAAATTCTTTTTATAAGAGGTGTGATCAATGATGAAGTTCTAAACACTGTAAACCCCAATATTGATATCAGAAACTATATGTTCGGGAGTGATCTTGAGGAAGCCTTTAATGGAAGTAAACACATTATTTCAAGATCGGGATACACCAGTTTGATGGATATGGCCGAAATGGATAAGAAAGCTTTTTTAATCCCTACACCCGGACAGCCAGAACAGACCTACCTGGCTAAAAGGCTTGAAAAGTTAAATATTGCTCCTTATTGTATGCAGGAAGATTTTAAACTTGATAAGTTAAAGGTGATCTCACATTACAAGGGTCTAGGAGGTTTTGGTGGACAAAGGATCAACAGCACTCTCTTTACTTTTTTCGAGGGTGAATGA
- a CDS encoding uroporphyrinogen-III synthase — translation MKVKTILVSQPEPKVENSPYFELEEKQKVKIDFIPFIHVEGVPSKEVRQQKIDLANFSAIILTSRNAVDHFFRIADEMRYKVPDTLKYFCLSEAVAYYLQKYVVYRKRKIYVGKRTFAELAPLIKKYKNEKFLLPSSDMLKPDVPKTLNKLGVDWKKAIFYRTVVSDLSHLKDVTYDILVFFSPSGIKSLFENFPDFKQNNTRIAVFGNTTIKAAKEHGLVANIKAPTPETPSMTMAISKYISEVNKK, via the coding sequence ATGAAAGTGAAAACAATTTTGGTTTCTCAGCCAGAACCTAAGGTTGAAAACTCACCTTATTTTGAGCTGGAGGAAAAGCAAAAAGTTAAAATTGATTTCATCCCTTTTATCCATGTTGAAGGTGTTCCTTCTAAAGAAGTAAGACAACAAAAAATTGATCTTGCGAATTTTTCAGCTATTATACTTACCAGCCGTAATGCTGTAGATCATTTCTTTAGAATCGCCGATGAGATGAGATATAAGGTGCCAGACACTCTTAAGTATTTCTGTCTGAGTGAAGCCGTTGCCTATTATCTTCAAAAATATGTGGTTTACCGAAAAAGGAAAATCTATGTTGGTAAAAGAACTTTCGCCGAACTTGCTCCTCTGATCAAGAAGTATAAGAATGAAAAATTCCTTCTTCCATCTTCTGACATGCTTAAGCCTGATGTTCCGAAAACATTGAACAAGCTTGGTGTAGATTGGAAAAAAGCGATTTTTTACAGGACAGTCGTTAGTGACCTTTCACATCTGAAAGATGTAACTTATGATATTCTTGTGTTCTTTAGTCCAAGTGGAATTAAATCATTATTTGAAAACTTCCCGGATTTTAAACAAAATAATACCAGAATAGCTGTTTTTGGTAACACTACCATTAAAGCTGCAAAGGAACATGGTCTTGTGGCAAATATAAAGGCTCCTACACCGGAAACCCCAAGTATGACCATGGCCATTAGCAAATATATTAGCGAAGTAAATAAGAAATAA
- a CDS encoding DUF4271 domain-containing protein yields the protein MQALDRILDYQDWITILFLVCFILLVIARTQFPQRFEEFISLMSSGKFIAFKGKENRAFHPFNILLLGIQTAGISMFIFIAYRYFFETSLPPLILFIRIFTAYICFILIKAGVEKIIGNIFDLDEKMDYYLFQKLSYRNFISLFLLFISLFLIYSVPPNGVIIWSTAAITIFANIIGLVIIYKRNQSLLSAHWFYFILYLCALEIAPYIILYKLITI from the coding sequence ATGCAAGCCTTAGATAGAATTTTAGATTACCAGGACTGGATCACGATCCTTTTTCTGGTTTGCTTCATTCTACTGGTGATTGCAAGAACCCAGTTCCCCCAGAGATTTGAAGAATTCATTTCTTTAATGAGTTCAGGTAAATTTATAGCCTTTAAAGGAAAGGAGAACAGGGCTTTTCATCCTTTTAACATTTTATTGTTAGGAATACAGACTGCCGGGATATCAATGTTTATTTTTATTGCTTACCGGTATTTTTTTGAAACCAGCCTTCCTCCCCTAATCCTGTTCATACGGATCTTTACAGCCTATATTTGTTTTATACTTATTAAGGCCGGAGTAGAAAAAATAATTGGAAATATCTTTGATCTTGATGAAAAGATGGATTACTATCTTTTTCAAAAATTAAGCTACCGAAATTTCATTTCCTTATTTTTACTTTTTATCTCATTGTTCCTCATATATAGTGTTCCTCCAAACGGAGTGATCATATGGAGTACAGCAGCTATCACTATTTTCGCAAATATTATAGGTCTTGTAATTATTTATAAAAGAAATCAAAGTCTGCTCAGCGCACATTGGTTCTATTTTATTTTGTACCTTTGCGCACTTGAAATTGCCCCTTATATTATTTTGTACAAGCTTATTACAATATAA
- a CDS encoding dihydroorotase yields the protein MKKVLIKNAKIVNEGKIQEGDVFIEDGIISEIAESISAKSPDVNIYDAEGTYLLPGLIDDQVHFREPGLTHKENIGTGSKAAVAGGITSFIEMPNTLPQTTTAEELEKKFAIAAETSYANYSFMFGGTNDNLEEIEKIDPKKVAALKLFLGSSTGNMLVDDEKVLEQIFKKSPVMIAVHCEDEQTIKDNLQECVERYGDDIPIELHPKIRSAEACYKSSSKAVSLAKKTGARLHVFHISTAKELGLFSNKKALKDKKITAEVCIHHLWFNDSDYAKKGTLIKWNPAVKTKKDQEALLAAVLDNRIDVIATDHAPHTKEEKNNVYTKAPSGGPLVQHALPALLQMHHQGKISIEKIVEKMCHNPAILFQIEKRGFIREGYKADLVLVDINSPWAVQPDNIFSKCNWSPFEGTTFKSRVTHTFVNGKLVYKNFKHQPLTKNAERLSFDR from the coding sequence ATGAAAAAAGTTTTAATCAAAAACGCGAAAATTGTAAACGAAGGCAAAATCCAGGAAGGTGACGTTTTTATTGAAGACGGAATCATTTCAGAAATTGCTGAAAGTATAAGTGCCAAATCTCCAGATGTAAATATCTATGATGCTGAAGGCACCTATTTGTTGCCGGGTCTTATAGATGACCAGGTGCATTTTAGGGAGCCTGGGCTTACGCATAAGGAGAATATCGGGACTGGTTCTAAGGCAGCAGTTGCTGGAGGGATAACCTCATTTATTGAGATGCCCAACACTTTGCCTCAAACAACTACGGCAGAAGAGCTGGAGAAGAAGTTTGCGATCGCAGCTGAAACGTCTTATGCCAATTATTCCTTTATGTTTGGAGGGACTAATGATAACCTTGAGGAAATAGAAAAGATAGATCCAAAAAAGGTGGCTGCATTAAAGTTGTTTCTGGGGTCTTCAACCGGAAATATGCTTGTAGATGATGAAAAAGTTCTGGAGCAGATCTTTAAGAAGTCTCCGGTTATGATCGCCGTTCATTGTGAGGATGAGCAGACCATAAAGGATAATCTGCAGGAATGTGTAGAACGATATGGTGATGATATTCCTATTGAGTTACACCCAAAGATTAGGAGTGCCGAGGCTTGCTATAAGTCCTCTTCAAAAGCTGTTAGCCTCGCAAAGAAAACGGGAGCAAGACTTCACGTATTTCATATTTCCACCGCAAAAGAATTAGGGCTTTTTAGCAATAAAAAAGCATTAAAGGATAAGAAGATTACTGCCGAGGTTTGTATACATCATCTTTGGTTCAATGATTCAGATTATGCTAAAAAAGGCACCTTGATAAAGTGGAATCCTGCTGTGAAAACCAAAAAAGATCAGGAAGCTTTACTTGCTGCTGTATTGGATAACAGAATTGATGTGATCGCTACAGATCATGCACCTCATACCAAAGAGGAAAAGAATAACGTTTATACAAAGGCTCCTAGTGGTGGCCCCTTGGTTCAACATGCCTTGCCGGCATTATTACAAATGCATCATCAGGGTAAGATATCTATAGAAAAGATCGTGGAGAAAATGTGCCACAATCCTGCTATACTTTTTCAAATCGAAAAACGTGGATTTATCAGGGAAGGTTATAAAGCTGATCTTGTTTTGGTGGATATCAATTCTCCCTGGGCTGTACAGCCAGATAATATATTCTCTAAATGTAACTGGTCACCATTTGAAGGTACTACCTTTAAGTCGCGTGTAACCCACACATTTGTGAATGGAAAACTGGTTTATAAGAATTTCAAACATCAGCCATTAACAAAAAATGCTGAAAGATTAAGTTTTGACAGGTAA
- the tyrS gene encoding tyrosine--tRNA ligase, producing MIKNLVEELKWRGMLHDSMPGTEEHLNEKMRAAYVGFDPTADSLHIGNLVPIMLLAHLQRCGHKPFALVGGATGMIGDPSGKSSERNLLDEETLRHNQECVKNQLSQFLNFKSGKENDAVLVNNYDWMKEISFLEFIRDVGKHITVNYMMAKDSVKNRISGEGTEGMSFTEFTYQLVQGYDFYHLYKEMDCSLQMGGSDQWGNITTGTELVRRKAGGKAYALTCPLITKSDGSKFGKSEGGNIWLDAKRTSPYKFYQYWLNTSDEDAEKYIKIFTFLDRQEIEALIEEHKEAPHLRVLQKRLAKEVTITVHNEEEYENALTASEVLFGKSTADDFRKLNEATFLDVFEGVPQAEVERGEIENGLDMIAALSAKTDFLKSNGEARRALKENSVSVNKEKVKEDYTITTSDLINDKFVILNKGKKNTFIIRAI from the coding sequence ATGATAAAGAATCTTGTAGAAGAATTGAAATGGCGAGGGATGTTGCATGATAGCATGCCTGGAACAGAAGAGCACTTAAACGAAAAAATGAGAGCGGCCTATGTTGGTTTTGATCCAACTGCCGATTCTTTACATATAGGGAATCTTGTGCCTATTATGTTGTTGGCGCACTTACAGCGATGCGGGCATAAGCCTTTTGCACTTGTTGGTGGAGCAACGGGAATGATTGGTGATCCTAGCGGGAAATCCAGTGAAAGAAATCTACTTGATGAGGAAACGCTAAGACATAATCAGGAATGTGTAAAAAATCAACTTTCGCAATTTCTCAATTTTAAAAGTGGAAAAGAAAACGATGCTGTTCTGGTTAATAATTATGACTGGATGAAGGAAATCAGTTTTCTTGAATTCATAAGGGACGTTGGTAAACATATTACCGTGAATTATATGATGGCTAAGGATTCTGTAAAGAACCGTATATCGGGTGAAGGGACAGAAGGAATGTCTTTTACAGAGTTTACTTATCAACTGGTTCAGGGTTACGATTTTTATCATTTGTATAAAGAAATGGACTGTAGTCTTCAAATGGGAGGCAGCGATCAATGGGGGAATATCACAACCGGAACAGAACTCGTGAGGAGAAAGGCCGGAGGTAAGGCTTATGCCTTAACTTGTCCTTTAATCACTAAAAGTGATGGAAGTAAATTTGGGAAAAGTGAAGGGGGGAATATCTGGTTGGATGCAAAGCGTACTTCTCCATATAAGTTTTACCAATATTGGTTGAATACCAGTGATGAAGATGCTGAGAAATATATCAAGATCTTCACTTTTCTTGATCGCCAAGAGATAGAAGCTCTTATAGAAGAGCATAAAGAAGCACCACATTTAAGAGTGCTTCAGAAACGTTTGGCTAAGGAAGTGACCATAACGGTGCATAATGAAGAGGAATACGAGAATGCTCTTACTGCTTCTGAAGTCTTATTTGGGAAAAGTACAGCAGATGATTTCAGAAAACTGAACGAAGCGACCTTCTTAGATGTGTTTGAAGGCGTTCCACAAGCTGAGGTAGAAAGAGGGGAAATAGAGAACGGTTTGGATATGATCGCGGCCCTTTCTGCCAAAACCGACTTTTTAAAGTCTAATGGGGAAGCCAGAAGAGCTTTAAAAGAGAATTCAGTTTCTGTGAATAAAGAAAAGGTAAAGGAGGATTATACCATTACAACTTCAGACTTAATAAATGACAAGTTTGTTATTCTGAATAAAGGGAAAAAGAACACATTTATTATTCGGGCGATTTAA